The sequence ATGGATGATGATTTCGCCGCTTTTATCGGTAAAGTAGGCCTCTATCCCTTCGTCGCTGAACAGAGAAAGGAGCTCTGAGACCTGATCATAGCGGATCAGAATCCCCATGACCCCGACAATCTGATGGGAGGTTTCGTACAGTTTAATATTGTGGTAAAGGTACAGGATACCTTCGAGGGAGTCGTAGAAGAATTCATTGCTCCGGTCGGTTTCAGATTCCATAAAATCGTAGAACCAGAGATCCCGCTCGTTTCCCTTTTCCATTCGGACTGTTGTTCCTGCGGATTGGTATACAATTTCGCTTTCCACCGAAGCCAGGTCGATGGCTTCACAGCCTATCAGTTCTATTTGTGTGCTAAGATATTTATCCAGAGTTGTGCGGTCACCCTCATTCTTAAGCCAATCAATCAGAAAATCCTGACTGGCGGCTACTTCGGCTCCCCGTAAAATTGGTTCCAGGTAAGCCTCCAGAGCGAGATTGATTCTGTTGGCTCTATCCCTTAGCATCCAGCTTTCCCGGCAGAGTTTTGAAGAGTTGTGATGTAGATAGAGGAATCCATAAATCAGGATGGAAACGACAGCGATATGTATCACCATCACCTGGGCAATTTTTTTATCCACGACGGAAAAAATACACTATCAGCATAATTTTGACAATGACTTATTGGGAAGCAGTCTCCCTTTCCGGAATGTTCATCAGATACCCCTGTCCCCTTCTGTTCAAAAGGTATTCGGGACTCCGTGGGTTGGCTTCAATCTGATCCCGCAGCATATGAATATGTACAAGTAAACTGTTCTCCGAAGGGGCATCCTGATCATCCCAGAAGCGGGTGAGAAGCTGTTCTTTGCTGATAATCTGGTTTCTGTTGCTGATGAAGTAGGAGAGCAGTTCGAAAAGTTTTCGATTCAGTTTGAGGGAGGAGCCGTCTTTTCGGACACTGCAGTCCCTGTAATCAAGATGAAAGGAATCTATGATCAGATCTTCTCTTACATTATCCAAGGGCATGGTCCGATTTATACGTATCCGTTTCTGCATCCTGCGAATTCGGGCCAGCAGCTCCTCTTTGTAGAATGGTTTTGTTATATAGTCATCACAGCCAAGGTCAAAGGCATTCACCTTAGTGTCGATCTGCTCAAAATTGGAAATTACGATAACAGGTGTTTCATTGTTCTGACGTCTAAGTATTCGTATGATATCCGCTCCGTCCATGTCTCCCAGGTTCAGATCCAGGAGGATCATATCAAAATCCTCCCTGTTCAGAGCGGCCAGGGCATCCTTCCCACAACTGACATCCTGAACCTCGTAATCATTCTGGAGGAGAATTTTCTTTGTATATGTTCTGAGGAAATCATGATCTTCGACTATCAATATACTGTATTTCATATCATCAGAATTTATTAACATATGATACATAGTCTATATTGGCAATATTAAATGGACCTTAAATATCCATAGTAGATAGTACTCTATTATGGGGCTGATTCATTCATTCAGATTGAAAATTCCATTTGCACTTATATAGGAGTTCCGATCGGGACCGTACACCCATTTTTTTGAAGATGTTGTTAAAGTGATGCTTAACTGTTCCCAGTCCCATGTTCAAATTAGAAGCAATTTCTTTAGTTTTTAATTGTGGATTATTACAAAACTCCCTGATTACATCCTCTTCTCTAGCTGTGATCAGATAATCTTCTTTTAGATCCAGGGGCTTTGTCGAAAATCCAATTTCTGAGATCCGTTCTTCCAAACCAGACAACTGTTTTTCTTTTTCATTTATCTCATTTCTATGATTACTTATCTCTTCAATGAGCTTAATCTTTTCTTCCTCCATGGAAGAGATCCTTTTATAATATGATTTCTCAATCTTAAGGAGATGGTTAATTTCACTCATGTATATCAGATAAATTATGGATAAGAAAAAAATCAGGAAAAGAATCATATTGAGGCTTGATCCAATTTGATCATAGCCTGAAAGATGAATTGAAAACTCTAAAAAGAACAGTGTGAAAACTGCCAATGAAATAAGCTTTATTTTAGTATGATTTTTTAACATGTCATAACGATAAGCCAGGAGTAATGTCAGAATTAT comes from Oceanispirochaeta sp. M1 and encodes:
- a CDS encoding cache domain-containing protein, which gives rise to MDKKIAQVMVIHIAVVSILIYGFLYLHHNSSKLCRESWMLRDRANRINLALEAYLEPILRGAEVAASQDFLIDWLKNEGDRTTLDKYLSTQIELIGCEAIDLASVESEIVYQSAGTTVRMEKGNERDLWFYDFMESETDRSNEFFYDSLEGILYLYHNIKLYETSHQIVGVMGILIRYDQVSELLSLFSDEGIEAYFTDKSGEIIIHSDQRQIGNVAIYDYYGLLQRAKELGGSTEMIESGSNDGDSSIFYFESLNSYLVVEQNISSLRRWFQGTYALLPIIILSLIVVNAFLYLALRKFSGRHKEESAE
- a CDS encoding response regulator transcription factor — its product is MKYSILIVEDHDFLRTYTKKILLQNDYEVQDVSCGKDALAALNREDFDMILLDLNLGDMDGADIIRILRRQNNETPVIVISNFEQIDTKVNAFDLGCDDYITKPFYKEELLARIRRMQKRIRINRTMPLDNVREDLIIDSFHLDYRDCSVRKDGSSLKLNRKLFELLSYFISNRNQIISKEQLLTRFWDDQDAPSENSLLVHIHMLRDQIEANPRSPEYLLNRRGQGYLMNIPERETASQ
- a CDS encoding response regulator transcription factor produces the protein MNMRKKENILIQQRISTTIAVIGFLVTFTNIIRNLYFREKDFFNLILDDPSISLVFLFSLILLLSRKSTKAAVQYLQILIFLANAALSLIDEYDAFHGMGFIILTLLLAYRYDMLKNHTKIKLISLAVFTLFFLEFSIHLSGYDQIGSSLNMILFLIFFLSIIYLIYMSEINHLLKIEKSYYKRISSMEEEKIKLIEEISNHRNEINEKEKQLSGLEERISEIGFSTKPLDLKEDYLITAREEDVIREFCNNPQLKTKEIASNLNMGLGTVKHHFNNIFKKMGVRSRSELLYKCKWNFQSE